Genomic window (Dyadobacter fanqingshengii):
TGTCCGGCTCCACATTATCTGGAATCCTGGAATGACGCAGAACCAGTTGCTGGTTCTTACAGTCTTACACAGCCAGCGATCAGCCAGATTTTCAGTACACGCCAGGCGCAAGCCAGCTTGTTGAAATGGTCGGGATTAGCATCTGATTATCACGAATACATTAAGGCATATTGGAGAAAAAGTGTTTACACGCAAGGAGGAACAGGAGATTTTGAGAAATTCTGGATCAAGTCCCTTCACGATGGTGTGTATGATGCACCTGCTACAACAGCTGCTTCCGGAGCAACTTTCGCAGGAAATTTAAGCCAAGCAGCTTCTGGAATTGCCAAAAAATATAAAGCGTCGTCTACCGGAATAGAACTTGCCTTGTTCGAGAACATCGGTCTTGGTAACGGATACCATGCAAATAACCCATGGCTTCAGGAATTGCCGGAGCCGATAACCAAAGCATGCTGGGATAACCACGCATGTATTTCTCAGAAAACTGCCGCAGACCTTGGTTTTGCCCAGGGAGATGTGGTGAAAGTAGATATAAAAGGTAAGGCGGTTGAAGTGCCGGTAATTATTCAGCCAGGTCTGGCCAATGGCACAGTTGCCATTGCAATTGGATATGGTCGTGAAAAAGCCGGAAAATCTGCTAACGGCGTTGGAAAAAATGTGTATCCACTAGCCGCATTTGCAGATGGTTATTTGACATTTGCTCCGGGTGAAGCTACTGTTTCGAAAACTGGGGAGACGAGAGAAATTGCGCAGACTCAAACGCACAGCACGGTAATGAACCGTAAATCAGTTCTGCAAGAAACTGTTTTGGCTCATTTCCAGAAAGATCCGATGGCGGGCCGGTTTGTTCCGAAAATCCCGACATCTGATGGAGTCGTTGATGCGACAGATCTGTCTCTTTGGAATGGACATAAATATAAAAACCACTCATGGGGAATGGTCATTGACCTGAACACATGTTTTGGTTGTGGCTCATGCGTAATTAGCTGCCAGGCAGAAAACAACATTCCGGTTGTAGGACGTCAGGAAGTGATTAACAGTCGTGAAATGCACTGGCTACGTATTGACCGCTATTACAGCTCAGATGCAGATGTTGAAGATTTGAGAGGATTGGAAATCGCTTCTGAAAACCCGGAAGTTACATTCCAGCCAATGCTTTGCCAGCACTGTAACAATGCGCCTTGCGAAACGGTTTGTCCTGTTTTGGCAACTACGCACAGTTCGGAAGGGCTTAACCAAATGACTTATAACCGTTGCGTTGGAACAAGATATTGTGCAAACAACTGCCCTTATAAAGTACGTCGCTTCAATTGGTTCAAATATTTTGATAACGACAACTTTGATTACCACTTCAACAATGATTTAGGTAAAATGGTGATCAACCCTGACGTGACTGTACGTTCGCGGGGAGTTATTGAAAAGTGCTCCATGTGCGTTCACAGAATTCAAGATGCCAAACTGACTGCGAAGAAAGAAAGAAGACGCATTGTAGATGGAGAAGTAAATGTTGCCTGTGCTTCATCTTGCCCAACTAATGCAATCACTTTTGGTGACATGAACGATCCTGAAAGCAGAATTTCGAAATTGCTTGAAGTTGAGAAAGAAGGCCGTGCTTTCCACATGCTGGAAGAGATCAACGTTCGTCCTCAGATTTCTTACCTGACCAAGATTCGTAACAAAGACGCTGCTGCTGTTAAGGCTCTTGAGAAAAAGGAACACGCGTAATTTGAAAATAGAGTTTAAAGAAGATTAAATCATTATAAATTATAGTAGTATGCATGTTACTTCACCTGTAAGAGAACCACTGATCCAAGGTGGGAAAACGTACGCAGACGTAACGGAAGACATATGCCGGCATGTGGAAGGGCCACCAACAAAAGAATGGAAAATTGCTTTTGGGCTTTCTCTTATTGTTTTGGCCTATGGATCGGTTTGTCTTGCATGGACTTGGTGGGAAGGGCTTGGCGTATGGG
Coding sequences:
- a CDS encoding TAT-variant-translocated molybdopterin oxidoreductase, producing MENTNKRYWRGLEELRNDEKFVKGARSEFSDGPTENQYESLVDGAGTHRRDFLKVLGFGMAAVSLAACEAPVKKAIPYVNKPEGEFPTIANWYASTYAEGGDYASILVKTREGRPVKIEPNSLSKASYGVSARVHASLLGLYDNEKLKGPKKGDDTKVSWDTVDKEIVDQLGKIAAQGGAIRILSSTILSPSTKSVIADFTTKYPTTSHVMYDANSSSAIVKGNELSFGKAVFPSYDFSKAKVIVGIDADFLGTWISPDTFSAQFAETRRVSSDKEGKKEMSRHYQFESILSVTGSNADYRSAVKPSQLGLVAAALYNKVAAKLGGAPVSTASFEVPNLDKAAAELVAAKGQSLVVSGINDASVQVVVNALNSLLGSYGTTINLDKPANYRQGNDVAMNSLIDEVKGGKVAALILFGANPVYDHPRGAELTAALPRVGLSVSFNDRADETSSLLKYICPAPHYLESWNDAEPVAGSYSLTQPAISQIFSTRQAQASLLKWSGLASDYHEYIKAYWRKSVYTQGGTGDFEKFWIKSLHDGVYDAPATTAASGATFAGNLSQAASGIAKKYKASSTGIELALFENIGLGNGYHANNPWLQELPEPITKACWDNHACISQKTAADLGFAQGDVVKVDIKGKAVEVPVIIQPGLANGTVAIAIGYGREKAGKSANGVGKNVYPLAAFADGYLTFAPGEATVSKTGETREIAQTQTHSTVMNRKSVLQETVLAHFQKDPMAGRFVPKIPTSDGVVDATDLSLWNGHKYKNHSWGMVIDLNTCFGCGSCVISCQAENNIPVVGRQEVINSREMHWLRIDRYYSSDADVEDLRGLEIASENPEVTFQPMLCQHCNNAPCETVCPVLATTHSSEGLNQMTYNRCVGTRYCANNCPYKVRRFNWFKYFDNDNFDYHFNNDLGKMVINPDVTVRSRGVIEKCSMCVHRIQDAKLTAKKERRRIVDGEVNVACASSCPTNAITFGDMNDPESRISKLLEVEKEGRAFHMLEEINVRPQISYLTKIRNKDAAAVKALEKKEHA